Genomic segment of Benincasa hispida cultivar B227 chromosome 1, ASM972705v1, whole genome shotgun sequence:
TCATTGGAAAACCTTGTTTGGTGTGAGTAGAGCTTAAGATGGGGATTAGTTGTTCGTTGTTGGAGGAGGTACTTATAAGTTCTCCCTTTAGGGAATGGGAAAAGTCcagaaaatcaatatatatgtATACTAATCCAGTCACCACAACCTTTATATCTCACCATGCTTTGAACCAGCTCGAGACATGGTGGAACACATACAATTATATCCTTAACTGTTGGAATAAAGGATCAGGAAACAAAGCAACCAGCTGAACATTTCTATAACTAAACATGGTCACTCATCAAATCTTCAATCTTTCCCCGAATATCCATCCATCCACCTGACCTTAATCCAACTCCATCACTTCAAACAGTCCAACCCACAGGACTAGTTGGCGCGTCTGTATTGCAGAAAAATATTCTGGCACTAGGAACACTAAGTCTCCCTGAATTTATCACAAGGCAATGCCAAGCCTAGCTCAAGAGTAAATAGAAAATAAGGACTAACCCAACAAACCTATTTCATTTGACCCAAACCTAAAAATTTTTCTCTTTATGCTAAATCGACAACCTCGTTTTACCCATGTGATTGTCTGAACAGCTATGGAGGCTAATAAGAAACAAAGGAAGGAAAAATTAAAGAGCATGAAGAGTAAGAATCTGTAAAAACGTGACGTGATAGTATTTTAATTTCCTGGGTCAACAAGAGTGTAACAGGAAATATAAAGCAATTTAATTCTAGAAAATTATACAACCAAAGCTGCTTAATGTTTACTAAGGAGTGAGTCCCTTTCTCCACCTTAACAGGGTCCAGTAATTTATATAAGAAAAAGTTAGTGAGCCATATTAGTGAGTCCAATTTCATAATAAAGGCATACCTTTTAAATTTTCAGGCATGGCTATAAATCTGAGGCATGCAGCTTTCAATTGGAAACAATGGTGCTGCTCTGCTAAAGCTAATGTAGTTGCCACAGTATTTATGGCAATATCTTCACAGAGGTTAGCCTCACAAAGCCATTTAAGCCTGTCTAATGCATAACGATCTGCAGCTGCAAGAAGATGTTGAGCCATCAGAGTTGATGCCCACTTAGAGTTTGCACCAACCAGCTCAAGCATGTCCGGTAGATTGTCCCAGTACATGAAATGAAGTAACGCCTGCAGATtccaataataaaaagaaataaataaaaagaagttcaGAATTATGCAGTATACTTCATCCAAAGTTCTTCCTTTCCCACATGGGTAGTGGTATGTTTTACACTAACAGACTTCCAAGGATTTGGAACACCAATATACGAAGATACTCTTTGGTGAAAAGTTTTGCAACTCTTGGAGACTTGGAGTGTAAAGCCCCTAACAGGAATTATTGTGCTATGCTGGTAAAGGTTCTTTTGAATCTCTGATTACAGCTAAACTCATCAACATCATTAATACTAATAGGAACTAAGAAAGTTCAAATCCCTTAActcttttctaaaaattacaCTACTTATTTTCAGGACAATCAGACACGCTAGGAACTAAGAAAGTTCAAAATTCTTACCCTTTTCTAATAATTACACTATTTACACGCATGCACACACAAAACCAATACCTTTTCTCTTGGAAACACCGATAAGTtgttagaaaaataaagaaataaattaaaccTTTTCTCTTGAAAGTTAGAAAAATTGttcagaaaaattaaaaaattataaatgaagtccataaggttcctaTCATCCTGCATTTCAATAAGTGTGTTATATGCAATTTAAGCTGGCTGCAGCACAATAACATGCTTGAGTCTCTGCATGTGACCATATGCACATATCTGCTTGTGTATGTAAGACAGTGAGAGATAGAGAGAAGGGAGAACCTTGAATACAGGAGCCTCAATGTCTTCAACCTTTATGCATCGAGTATCTTTATCCTTCAATGGGCCAAAAAGTTGTGCCCTGAATACAGGTGAACGTGCTGCAATGACCAACTTGTGGGCTGCAAATATTTCACCATCTACTTCAAAATTGACATCAGCACACTTACCACTTTCCAAAAGCTTCCCAAATTGCTGACCAATGTTTGAGGGAGGTGCCGTTATAGAATAGATTTTAGGCCCCTCCGTTTGCGATTTAACAACACCAACAACACATTTAATTGAGAGGCAATCATCTTTAAGGTAATCTGATGACTCCAAAAGAGTTCTTTTGAAATAACGTTTATAACCCCTGCAAATCCATGAGTAATATTCCTTTTTTAGCCTTCATACAATCATTAAGAAAATAATCGACACAACTTAAAATAAGACACACACTATATGTACCAAATTTTATGATGGAAAAACAGACAATGAGAACATCCATATAAACAtaaagcatgcaattgaagcGGGCTTAAAGAATACAGTACAAAGTGAATGTAACATAAGGGAAAAATGAGAGAGAATTCTCAAATCCACAAACACATCCATCAAACTCTAAATCAAATTCTTAGATACAAACCAGCTAGCGTATTTGAACCTTAAATACCTGAAATAAAAACCAACAAACACCCATGCAGAACATTAAACCTAGAAGCCCCTTAAAATCAGCCAGTCTACAACATACTACACTGACTCACCTGAAGTGAGTGTCATCCATAATATGGGTTGAAGTTCAACTACTTCTAACGGACATAGCATGCTTTATTTGTTTGATCTAAGTAATACATCCAAAAATTGACAAGGGAGTAGGCATTAGGAAAAAGAATTATGCCAGACTCAAAATGTTTATAATCTCAAGAAATAGGACGTCATTCTATATCTACCACCACCATGTATTGAAGGATGATATTTCATTATGGTTGGAAAGTTTATCCATGAAAAGCATTAACAAATGAAGCAAAGCAATATTGCTATTATATGACTCCACATCACTTAAAAccacaaaataaaaaagggCCAAAGAAGAAGGTATGCTTTCAAATCTATAAAGTGTATGATAGGTGTCTAACAAGTATCGAAGTGTCCAAGTGTCTGACATGGACAAGTGTTTGTGCTTCTTAGGTTCATAACTATTGACTTAGAGCAgctttgttattttcaaaataaaaagcgaaataggaagaagaaggaggaggaggaggaggaggtggTATTAATTTAAGGAGATCAGTGAGTTTAACTACATCATcaattttcttattaaaaaaactaCATCATCAATTAAATTAGTTCAAAGAATGGTTGTCACTATCTCATTTCTTCTATGATAAGCATGAGTGTGCAGGTCAACATACATCCTTGGTCCTTGGCTAATCCCTCAATAAAACCCTATGGCAGTTAGATTTTAACATTCTGAGTAGGTACCACAACTAAAAAGGCATCTGGGTACCCCCCAACTTGCCTCTTTTACTACTAAGCCAACTCACAGCAATTAAGGGTAGAGAATTGATCCCTTGGGCCTTTTCTTCGAAGTCCATTATTCGATAAATTGGCGTCATCAAACCTAATAACTTATTCAATCTCTTTTAGTAGAATTTGTAAGTAAAAATAATAGGATGCTTGAATCCTTTGCCTGGATGATGGCCAATGGGAAAACCAATTCTAGTGATACCATCCAGGGGGCATGCTCCTCTAGCTTACAACCACAATGGTGAATTCTTTGCAAAGAATGGAATCATTGATTACTTCattgtctttctttttctccagGCATCTAGTGCAATCTGGGCACGGTTTCCAATAGAAGTTGCATGCCAGCTCCCTCTTTTATGAGACAGTAAGAAACCTTTGGTAGGCTCACCTGTTGCCAATCAGGAATTGGAAGACAGTCCAACTTTCATCCTTGTTGGTGATAGTCCAATTTTCCTTTTGTTTCAGTGGCAATAAAGAAAAACTTCTCGCAACTATAGGTTAATGGAATTTAAATAACAACAAACTATCCAGTTGAACAAATAAGTACGTACTAACAAACCATTGGATCAAAAAACCTTTATTAAGGGTAGAGTTTAGAACGAACTCAGTCAATATTACTCTTTTATATGAGAACTCAATCGACGCTGTTTCCAAACTTCCACAACTTACAAGCGGATGATCAGTATTGTGAACAATTTGAGCAAAAATCAATCATTAAATAACAATCCAAATCAATAAGCAAAATAATTACCACATGCTTCCACGATACTTAAGGGTGTATGGACCGCTCTCGAGCCTCCTTTCAAAATGGCTATGAACCTTATGATTCCCCTTTCCACTCTGATCGAAAAGCGTCAATTCAAAAAGAGCCCTAACGTCGGCGCCGTCGCTGACCAGCGCTATGAAAATAGAGACATACGCCGCGTTGTCCTCCATACTCTTACCATCGGGATAGAAATAGATAGCCCACTCGTACCCACCAACAAGAAATGTATCCGATGTAATGTATTTCCCAATTCCCATACCTTTGTTGAGGGAGTACCCATTGATCTTGAAATCATGCGTAACATTAACGGTCTCGAATCGAGCGGTAGAGGAGGTCACCGGCGGAGGATGAGATTGATTCGAAGAGGCTTTAGAGGCTTCCCTAAACGATTTGATTGTGCCCATCAACTAAAAGTTTGAGAACAATCGATCTATTGTAATTTTGGACGACAATCTTCCCTAAAAAGGCAGAATTGAAAAGTGGGTTAGGTTAAAAGTTTGAATCGAAGAGGGTTTTTGGAAATTTGAAGCGAAAATCAGCGGCAAAGATTATGAATTTGGGAGGCGGGAGAGTTGGAGAAACGCCTACGCTGAAGAAGAGGAAGGCAGGAATCGAAGAATCAAGAATCAGAAGGAGGAGGATGAAGATGGAAGAGTTCAATTtggtaaaagagaaaaaaaaaagtccaaacACGAAAGTGCAAGATGAGAGCTTTGGCTTTAATAAACATCAGAATCCAATCCACCATGAACTTTCTTAATTATcacatgattaattaattaattaatttaaattaattaaatcattgttttggtttttcattaattaattgttaaacatgagtttttcttttcctccatCCTTTCTTACCAAAATAATTGAACATGAGTGATGAGcttaaacttaatttaattattattagttCAGTAATATGCCAGTGGGGGATTCGAATCTTAGACTTTTTAGTTATAATAGATATTTTATATCGTATCAACacaattaatctaattaatatatacgatatatatttaaatttttgaagtACAATAATTTACAAATGTGATGTAACATGTACCATTCAATCAAAATACAATGTAACATGAAACTATTGGTTATATTCAAGTTGACTATCGATTTTGTGTAACATGACTAGCTTCACTTATTTGACTTACTTGTTAGACTTGTGTTTAAAGTTAGATACTTAGATCATGCTTGATATGTAGTTTaatttatcattgatttatCGATTACGTTTATATGGAGTACTTGAGCTCTTATTTATGAATTCGGATAAGTCGATTACTTGCCTTTTTATCATTTGTTTCTCAAGATTTTTAGACTCTTTATTTTTCCAAAAGGAAATTCCTTTTGCTCAACTTGAGACACGACCATGGTATTTCTAGAAGAGTATTATACGAGGAAAATAGTTAGCAATTAAAGGAGATAAAATGTTGACTGACAATGGTCAGTGTGTAGATATTTACTAGGATAAATGGATTCTCAAGGAATCAGATTTCAAGATACAATCCATACCCTACACTAACTTTCACAaagttttaaaagataaatgaaACATAAATTATGAACTAAGGTCGTGTTTACCTCCTTGGAACAAAATATGGTGTAATTATAATGAAATTCCATTGATAGATCAGTCACAATGGACTAGAATCGCAAATGTAATTTGATtgcttttaatcaaatttatttataattataaatctACAACATTTACTGTTACAGTTACTATTAGAtcttaaatgataaaataatagTAACAATAACAGTAAATGTGACAGATTCATACTTCTCATATTATAATGGTACAATAATTGTAACGATAATAACAACGATtatataatttcaaaatgtATACCAGTTGATCGCCCTCGTTCGTAAATTAGTTTGCGTGTCTTTATTATAGATTGGGCAGTGGGTCCCACATGTAAGTAAAGGTATGGAACACAAGGCAAACAACAACAAAGTAATTTATTAGGGTCCACTTTTCAAATTACCATTCATTTATTGCTTTTCccttagtataaatatgatcgaatttttttttttttacaagtttTGATTCTTAAAGAAATTCTCAAACTCCATTTTATTACTTGGCGTTTCTCCATGTGTTATGCTACTATttcttataattaaaattttgaagttaTATTGACTTTAATTATCATAGTATAAGTTTAAACACGAATCCATTGCTAGTCTCTAATATATCGATTTAGAAAGGAACAACAACCATTTCTGACCTCTATACATTCGCTCATAGATGGTAACCAAACACCATTgagtttgtttatttaatttataaatatatttgattgaTTTTGGAGAACCAAAAAAATGAAGTATTGAAATAAAAGAGACTTTATAACCAATGAAATATTGCATTCATATGATATTAGTAgatattttcttgtttttcttctaaGATACgttattgtttgttttttaaccaaaaaaaaaatagagacaCTTGGGAGGTTGTtttttggttaatgagtttgattttacttcaatttttaattaaatttgataatatattttatgCAATTATTTGTTGATGACTTCCCACTCCCTTTACAAcatatctttaattttttttcttggttttgctaccatgaaaaaataaaaataaaaagaggtATTTACTATCAATCAGAATTGAGTTGAATTGGTAAAACTTATCAACTTAATATTTGTCCCATCAACTTTAAATTTTGGTGGAATTGAGTTGTTTTTTTTACCAACTTACTCAAACCCTCCCTTTCTCCAATATTTTCAATAGCTCCACCCATCGGCCACCATCagcattgttggggttgatgccctaaatctcgtggtcttgtagtttgtaattatatttgtacaaatattttatttatttaataaaataagaagtattttattcggcatttagttgcattaacccaaaagcCAATAAACTAGgatccaaggttatctaatacaacttaaacatgtatgtgaagacatataggtagatcatgtttaagggATAACCtgaatagtctgtagtagatgaataaggttgagtaccttatcttggtgatactatggatacgacccactttataattgttgtaaagtgctacaaatgatatgattctaatcattcatgtggagacgtgtaagtaggggtattctatacatagagtgtataagatcgaactacGAAATGGATAGTCtatctttataacaccgttgctagaagagacttacatttcaccatgatgaccataggtgacttgacctaaatcttgagtgagttgtgaactcctgcctataaaaaCAGTCTTTTaatctatatgggtgagagtgaccagattcgccgacttaataagcctaccaatTTGGGGATTCATATGATTGGGGGGCTAGGAacgcaactacacaagaagaaattcacttcttccctactattagggtaaatagataaattgctcccttaagggttgattcaaggacttgaataatgtggcgtcacaccctctcctggactgagaggggttcggttatagttggactataacttattgttcattagaaggaccagtggtacttaagaagtcaaatatatctacaggggtaaaatgataattttgacctagttgtacttacgagcaatttgtgaaaggttaacgcaccgttgattggttatatctaatggacacaaaaatagatctataatgcgaagagtgcagttgtcaatctttagtagaataaccgacagttaatgaatattgattaatttaattaaaaaatttaattgattaatcaagTATTATTGGaatttcaatctataggtccacaaggtcccttTCTTGACTCAAAAAGAatttatgagaatcaaattattttttgtttaatttgaaccgttcaaattaattaaagagaattaattatatgagatataattaatataatgtatatgatacattataaaataaagttttattgagataaataaatatttgaatatgattcaaatattaattatatgaatgtgaaaattaatgtgaatacaCTACAACAAATATGACTTATTGTTGC
This window contains:
- the LOC120084687 gene encoding BTB/POZ and MATH domain-containing protein 2 isoform X2, whose protein sequence is MGTIKSFREASKASSNQSHPPPVTSSTARFETVNVTHDFKINGYSLNKGMGIGKYITSDTFLVGGYEWAIYFYPDGKSMEDNAAYVSIFIALVSDGADVRALFELTLFDQSGKGNHKVHSHFERRLESGPYTLKYRGSMWGYKRYFKRTLLESSDYLKDDCLSIKCVVGVVKSQTEGPKIYSITAPPSNIGQQFGKLLESGKCADVNFEVDGEIFAAHKLVIAARSPVFRAQLFGPLKDKDTRCIKVEDIEAPVFKALLHFMYWDNLPDMLELVGANSKWASTLMAQHLLAAADRYALDRLKWLCEANLCEDIAINTVATTLALAEQHHCFQLKAACLRFIAMPENLKGNEVSLRREDTEKRVDNHPPK
- the LOC120084687 gene encoding BTB/POZ and MATH domain-containing protein 2 isoform X1, with amino-acid sequence MGTIKSFREASKASSNQSHPPPVTSSTARFETVNVTHDFKINGYSLNKGMGIGKYITSDTFLVGGYEWAIYFYPDGKSMEDNAAYVSIFIALVSDGADVRALFELTLFDQSGKGNHKVHSHFERRLESGPYTLKYRGSMWGYKRYFKRTLLESSDYLKDDCLSIKCVVGVVKSQTEGPKIYSITAPPSNIGQQFGKLLESGKCADVNFEVDGEIFAAHKLVIAARSPVFRAQLFGPLKDKDTRCIKVEDIEAPVFKALLHFMYWDNLPDMLELVGANSKWASTLMAQHLLAAADRYALDRLKWLCEANLCEDIAINTVATTLALAEQHHCFQLKAACLRFIAMPENLKAVMQSDGFDYLKESCPAVLTELLQYVARVTEHNVLASGFGNLTFLDGSDLNGRRVKQRLY